The Pyrus communis chromosome 9, drPyrComm1.1, whole genome shotgun sequence genome has a segment encoding these proteins:
- the LOC137745409 gene encoding probable aldo-keto reductase 1 isoform X2, translated as MGLSGIYNSPVADEDGIAIIKHAFSKGITFFDTANVYGPHTNEVLLGKALKQLPREKVQVATKFGIVGQVDPPVVSAKGTPEYVRSSCEGSLKRLDVDYIDLYYYHRVDTSVPIEETVGELKKLVEEGKVKYIGLSEASPDTIRRAHAIYPITAIQIEWSLWTRDIDEDIVPLCRELGIGIVPYSPLGRGFFGGKAVVESVSANSYVASHPRFIGENLDKNKNMYNRIEILGKKHECSPAQLALAWVLHQGNDVVPIPGTTKIKNLDSNIDSLKVSLKEEDLNEIFDAVPIDQVAGDRDNALLMGLQWKLANTPPKDSKI; from the exons ATGGGCCTGAGTGGGATTTATAACTCTCCTGTTGCCGATGAGGATGGTATCGCAATCATAAAACATGCCTTCAGCAAAGGAATCACTTTCTTTGACACAGCTAATGTGTACGGACCTCATACGAACGAAGTTCTTCTTGGGAAG GCCTTGAAGCAGTTGCCAAGGGAGAAAGTTCAAGTGGCTACAAAGTTTGGAATTGTTGGACAGGTGGATCCTCCTGTTGTTTCAGCGAAAGGAACTCCCGAGTATGTCCGCTCATCCTGCGAGGGGAGCTTGAAACGTCTTGATGTGGACTACATTGATCTGTATTACTACCACCGGGTGGATACTTCAGTGCCTATAGAGGAAACT GTGGGTGAGCTGAAGAAACTTGTGGAAGAAGGAAAAGTAAAGTATATCGGGTTATCTGAGGCCAGCCCGGACACAATAAGGAGGGCACACGCAATTTATCCGATCACAGCTATACAAATCGAGTGGTCCCTCTGGACTCGTGATATTGACGAAGACATTGTTCCACTTTGCAG GGAGCTTGGCATCGGAATAGTTCCATATAGTCCACTTGGTCGTGGTTTTTTCGGTGGCAAAGCAGTTGTTGAAAGTGTTTCTGCAAATAGTTATGTG GCCTCACATCCCCGGTTCATAGGAGAGAACTTagacaagaacaagaacatgtACAACCGAATAGAAATCCTCGGTAAAAAGCACGAATGCTCTCCTGCTCAACTAGCACTAGCATGGGTTCTCCACCAAGGAAATGATGTCGTACCTATCCCGG GGACAACAAAGATTAAGAACCTGGATTCAAACATTGACTCCTTGAAGGTGAGCCTGAAAGAAGAGGACCTGAACGAAATTTTTGATGCTGTACCGATCGACCAAGTAGCTGGTGATAGAGATAATGCCCTCCTGATGGGGCTGCAATGGAAGCTCGCCAACACTCCTCCGAAAGACTCCAAGATCTGA
- the LOC137745409 gene encoding probable aldo-keto reductase 1 isoform X1: MAEEMGIQIPRVQLGNCGFEVSKLGFGCMGLSGIYNSPVADEDGIAIIKHAFSKGITFFDTANVYGPHTNEVLLGKALKQLPREKVQVATKFGIVGQVDPPVVSAKGTPEYVRSSCEGSLKRLDVDYIDLYYYHRVDTSVPIEETVGELKKLVEEGKVKYIGLSEASPDTIRRAHAIYPITAIQIEWSLWTRDIDEDIVPLCRELGIGIVPYSPLGRGFFGGKAVVESVSANSYVASHPRFIGENLDKNKNMYNRIEILGKKHECSPAQLALAWVLHQGNDVVPIPGTTKIKNLDSNIDSLKVSLKEEDLNEIFDAVPIDQVAGDRDNALLMGLQWKLANTPPKDSKI, encoded by the exons ATGGCTGAGGAGATGGGAATACAGATTCCAAGAGTGCAACTTGGAAACTGTGGATTTGAG GTTTCAAAATTGGGGTTTGGATGCATGGGCCTGAGTGGGATTTATAACTCTCCTGTTGCCGATGAGGATGGTATCGCAATCATAAAACATGCCTTCAGCAAAGGAATCACTTTCTTTGACACAGCTAATGTGTACGGACCTCATACGAACGAAGTTCTTCTTGGGAAG GCCTTGAAGCAGTTGCCAAGGGAGAAAGTTCAAGTGGCTACAAAGTTTGGAATTGTTGGACAGGTGGATCCTCCTGTTGTTTCAGCGAAAGGAACTCCCGAGTATGTCCGCTCATCCTGCGAGGGGAGCTTGAAACGTCTTGATGTGGACTACATTGATCTGTATTACTACCACCGGGTGGATACTTCAGTGCCTATAGAGGAAACT GTGGGTGAGCTGAAGAAACTTGTGGAAGAAGGAAAAGTAAAGTATATCGGGTTATCTGAGGCCAGCCCGGACACAATAAGGAGGGCACACGCAATTTATCCGATCACAGCTATACAAATCGAGTGGTCCCTCTGGACTCGTGATATTGACGAAGACATTGTTCCACTTTGCAG GGAGCTTGGCATCGGAATAGTTCCATATAGTCCACTTGGTCGTGGTTTTTTCGGTGGCAAAGCAGTTGTTGAAAGTGTTTCTGCAAATAGTTATGTG GCCTCACATCCCCGGTTCATAGGAGAGAACTTagacaagaacaagaacatgtACAACCGAATAGAAATCCTCGGTAAAAAGCACGAATGCTCTCCTGCTCAACTAGCACTAGCATGGGTTCTCCACCAAGGAAATGATGTCGTACCTATCCCGG GGACAACAAAGATTAAGAACCTGGATTCAAACATTGACTCCTTGAAGGTGAGCCTGAAAGAAGAGGACCTGAACGAAATTTTTGATGCTGTACCGATCGACCAAGTAGCTGGTGATAGAGATAATGCCCTCCTGATGGGGCTGCAATGGAAGCTCGCCAACACTCCTCCGAAAGACTCCAAGATCTGA